In Nocardioides sp. zg-1228, a single window of DNA contains:
- a CDS encoding DUF4193 domain-containing protein yields MATDYDAPRKSEEDQSEESIEELKARRHDKNSGKVDEDETEAAESFELPGADLSHEELAVEVMPRQDDEFTCMSCFLVHHRSQLADEKKLICRDCI; encoded by the coding sequence ATGGCCACCGACTACGACGCACCGCGCAAGTCCGAGGAGGACCAGAGCGAGGAGAGCATCGAGGAGCTCAAGGCCCGACGCCACGACAAGAACTCGGGCAAGGTCGATGAGGACGAGACCGAGGCGGCCGAGTCCTTCGAGCTGCCGGGAGCCGATCTCTCGCACGAGGAGCTCGCGGTCGAGGTCATGCCTCGACAGGACGACGAGTTCACGTGCATGAGCTGCTTCCTGGTGCACCACCGGTCCCAGCTCGCTGATGAGAAGAAGCTCATCTGCCGCGACTGCATCTGA
- a CDS encoding inositol monophosphatase, with protein MTVTPVELRDLARTLAHEGAALAREMRLGGIDVADTKTSAVDVVTEADRAVETLLRSRLAAQRPDDAVLGEEGDDRSGSSGVRWVLDPIDGTVNYLYGLPDCAVSVAAEVDGEVVAGAVVTIPTDVEYAAAVGQGATRDGRPIGVRPSPPLAERLVLTGFGYERRVREHQARCVAALLPEVRDIRRMGSCALDLCHVADGSGDGYVEAGPQPWDWSAGGLVLREAGGRFALLEGTFDVEEHAARRVVVGAPADGWDDFVSAITEAGFLA; from the coding sequence GTGACCGTCACGCCCGTGGAGCTGCGCGACCTGGCCCGCACGCTCGCCCACGAGGGGGCCGCCCTGGCCCGTGAGATGCGGCTGGGCGGGATCGACGTCGCCGACACCAAGACCAGCGCCGTCGACGTGGTCACCGAGGCCGACCGTGCGGTCGAGACGCTGCTGCGCTCGCGCCTCGCCGCCCAGCGGCCCGACGACGCCGTCCTGGGCGAGGAGGGGGACGACCGGTCCGGCTCCTCCGGCGTGCGGTGGGTCCTCGACCCGATCGACGGCACCGTCAACTACCTCTACGGCCTGCCCGACTGCGCCGTCTCGGTGGCCGCGGAGGTCGACGGCGAGGTCGTCGCCGGAGCCGTGGTGACCATCCCGACCGACGTCGAGTACGCCGCCGCCGTCGGCCAGGGCGCCACGCGCGACGGCCGCCCCATCGGCGTACGCCCCTCGCCGCCGCTGGCCGAGCGGCTGGTGCTGACCGGCTTCGGCTACGAGCGCCGGGTGCGCGAGCACCAGGCCCGCTGTGTCGCCGCGCTGCTGCCGGAGGTGCGCGACATCCGCCGGATGGGCTCGTGCGCGCTCGACCTGTGCCACGTGGCGGACGGCAGCGGCGACGGGTACGTCGAGGCGGGGCCCCAGCCGTGGGACTGGTCGGCCGGCGGGCTCGTGCTGCGTGAGGCGGGCGGTCGCTTCGCGCTCCTCGAAGGGACCTTCGACGTCGAGGAGCACGCCGCGCGCCGCGTCGTCGTGGGCGCGCCCGCCGACGGGTGGGACGACTTCGTGTCGGCGATCACCGAGGCCGGCTTCCTCGCCTGA
- a CDS encoding DUF5998 family protein has translation MPRSTRDADVSHDLRKAIHRTGYYPEVVADGVFSAAGGEEVLSYFVHHETTFDHEEVRRHLTALLLTPTRLVIAHTDEHPGDDLLPEPYTSTTTEAVTLTSIRTVVVTRMVANPTKGVAPPAEAVLTIGWGGVGRLDLEPAACSDPSCDADHGYTGTLAGDDYTLRVSAAAEGADAVAGLLAFAEALSSRTRG, from the coding sequence ATGCCCCGCTCGACCCGTGACGCGGACGTCTCCCACGACCTCCGCAAGGCGATCCACCGCACCGGCTACTACCCCGAGGTCGTCGCCGACGGCGTCTTCTCCGCGGCCGGCGGCGAGGAGGTCCTTTCCTACTTCGTCCACCACGAGACGACGTTCGACCACGAGGAGGTGCGTCGCCACCTGACGGCGCTCCTGCTCACGCCCACCCGCCTGGTGATCGCGCACACCGACGAGCACCCGGGCGACGACCTGCTGCCCGAGCCCTACACGTCGACGACCACCGAGGCGGTCACCCTCACCTCGATCCGCACCGTCGTCGTGACGCGGATGGTGGCCAACCCGACCAAGGGCGTCGCACCGCCCGCCGAGGCCGTGCTGACCATCGGCTGGGGCGGTGTGGGTCGCCTCGACCTCGAGCCGGCCGCCTGCTCCGACCCGAGCTGCGACGCCGACCACGGCTACACCGGCACGCTCGCCGGCGACGACTACACCCTGCGGGTGTCGGCGGCCGCCGAGGGCGCCGACGCCGTGGCCGGCCTGCTGGCGTTCGCCGAGGCGCTGTCGTCCCGCACCCGCGGATGA
- a CDS encoding helix-turn-helix transcriptional regulator, whose protein sequence is MGHTATAPGPPGAPIELTEDGQDWLLLMGPVEGDVPGLVRRIRRILDVSQRGLAEVLGVSQSMVARWETARTSPRANVLQQLLRLAGIGVALRDEWTGEPVEPMREDGARTRGGSRYPAHVDLRVTGWWVPRALRTMTSVEYARSRDLSRRFGVPSVRYRVARWMRAIERRHHGTPADHPSFRQLVAEAEHLEEERQARRERALRARRLAA, encoded by the coding sequence ATGGGCCACACCGCGACGGCACCCGGGCCACCCGGGGCCCCGATCGAGCTGACTGAGGACGGGCAGGACTGGCTGCTGCTGATGGGGCCGGTCGAGGGGGACGTGCCGGGGCTGGTGCGACGCATCAGGCGGATCCTCGACGTGTCCCAGCGCGGGCTGGCCGAGGTGCTGGGGGTGTCCCAGTCGATGGTCGCCCGCTGGGAGACCGCGCGTACGAGCCCGCGCGCGAACGTCCTGCAGCAGCTGCTGCGGCTCGCCGGCATCGGGGTCGCGCTCCGCGACGAGTGGACCGGCGAACCCGTGGAGCCGATGCGCGAGGACGGCGCGCGCACCCGCGGTGGGAGCCGCTATCCCGCACACGTGGACCTCCGGGTCACCGGGTGGTGGGTGCCACGCGCGCTGAGGACGATGACGAGCGTCGAGTACGCCCGGAGCCGCGACCTGTCGCGCCGGTTCGGCGTGCCCTCGGTCCGCTACCGCGTCGCTCGGTGGATGAGGGCGATCGAGCGCAGGCACCACGGGACGCCCGCGGACCATCCGTCCTTCCGGCAGCTCGTGGCCGAGGCCGAGCACCTCGAGGAGGAGCGTCAGGCGCGCCGCGAGCGCGCCCTGCGAGCCCGGCGCCTCGCAGCCTGA
- a CDS encoding nucleotide pyrophosphatase/phosphodiesterase family protein has translation MTADQAPAGFTAPAYGDRSLADVVPSVARALGVELDGHPVGFELPPAPSYVVFLVDGMGAELLARYAHSAPYLSSLLDGAATGTAGVPSTTATSLTSLGTGLVPGAHGLVGFTARIPGTDRLLNHLWWDKGVDPVEWQPHPTALGRLAHAGVSVTSVNKRDFEGSGLTVASQRGTAYVGADRVGERIAAAVAASADQPSLTYVYDSDLDWTGHKFGVASTQWLQQLAMVDAEAEQLREALPPATRLVVVADHGMVDSPRDARVDVDEVAGMRDGVALLGGEARFRHLYCAAGAVPDVVATWREVLGERASVVTRDEAVGLGWFGPVAPGVLPRLGDVMVACHGDAAVMSSRDFAYEDTLVGLHGSLTSAEMLIPILVD, from the coding sequence GTGACGGCCGACCAGGCGCCGGCCGGATTCACCGCGCCGGCCTACGGTGACCGCTCGCTCGCCGACGTGGTGCCCTCGGTGGCCCGCGCCCTCGGGGTCGAGCTCGACGGTCACCCCGTCGGGTTCGAGCTCCCGCCGGCACCGTCCTACGTCGTCTTCCTCGTCGACGGGATGGGCGCCGAGCTGCTCGCCCGCTACGCCCACTCAGCCCCCTACCTGTCGTCGCTCCTCGACGGTGCGGCCACCGGCACGGCCGGCGTGCCCTCGACCACCGCGACGTCCCTCACCTCGCTGGGCACCGGGCTGGTGCCGGGCGCGCACGGGCTGGTCGGGTTCACCGCGCGCATCCCGGGCACCGACCGGCTGCTCAACCACCTGTGGTGGGACAAGGGCGTCGACCCGGTCGAGTGGCAGCCGCACCCCACCGCGCTCGGCCGCCTCGCGCACGCCGGAGTGAGCGTCACCTCGGTCAACAAGCGCGACTTCGAGGGCTCCGGCCTCACCGTGGCCTCGCAGCGAGGGACGGCGTACGTCGGGGCAGACCGCGTCGGCGAGCGGATCGCCGCGGCCGTGGCCGCCTCCGCCGACCAGCCGTCGCTGACCTACGTCTACGACTCCGACCTCGACTGGACGGGCCACAAGTTCGGCGTCGCCTCGACCCAGTGGCTGCAGCAGCTCGCGATGGTCGACGCCGAGGCCGAGCAGCTGCGCGAGGCGCTGCCGCCCGCGACCCGGCTCGTGGTGGTCGCCGACCACGGCATGGTCGACAGCCCGCGCGACGCGCGGGTCGACGTCGACGAGGTCGCCGGCATGCGCGACGGGGTGGCGCTGCTCGGCGGCGAGGCCAGGTTCCGCCACCTCTACTGCGCGGCCGGCGCCGTCCCCGACGTGGTCGCGACCTGGCGCGAGGTGCTGGGGGAGCGGGCGAGCGTCGTGACCCGCGACGAGGCCGTCGGACTGGGGTGGTTCGGCCCGGTCGCCCCGGGCGTGCTGCCACGGCTGGGCGACGTGATGGTCGCCTGCCACGGCGACGCCGCGGTGATGTCGTCGCGCGACTTCGCCTACGAGGACACCCTGGTCGGGTTGCACGGGTCGCTCACCTCGGCCGAGATGCTGATCCCGATCCTCGTCGACTGA
- a CDS encoding thymidine kinase, producing MAELHFFTGTMDSGKSTLALQTNHNHAARGRVGRIFTTHDRSGQAVVSSRLGLTHDALEVDAGFDFWAYVVDTLTRGGRIDYLVCDEAQFYSAAQIDQLAKVVDELQIDVFAFGILTDFRSQLFPGSARLVELADRMNVLQVEALCWCGKRATHNARTENGAMVVEGDVVVVGDVDSVDEPPADVAYEVLCRQHHRRRLTAARAKAVSLAPEPLPFG from the coding sequence ATGGCTGAACTGCACTTCTTCACGGGCACGATGGACTCCGGCAAGTCGACGCTGGCGCTCCAGACCAACCACAACCACGCCGCCCGCGGACGCGTCGGCCGGATCTTCACGACCCACGACCGGTCCGGGCAGGCGGTGGTCTCCAGCCGGCTCGGGCTCACCCACGACGCGCTCGAGGTCGACGCCGGCTTCGACTTCTGGGCCTACGTCGTCGACACCCTGACCCGCGGGGGGCGCATCGACTACCTCGTGTGCGACGAGGCGCAGTTCTACTCCGCCGCGCAGATCGACCAGCTCGCGAAGGTCGTCGACGAGCTGCAGATCGACGTGTTCGCCTTCGGGATCCTCACCGACTTCCGCTCCCAGCTCTTCCCGGGCAGCGCGCGCCTGGTCGAGCTCGCCGACCGGATGAACGTCCTCCAGGTCGAGGCGCTGTGCTGGTGCGGCAAGCGCGCCACCCACAACGCCCGCACCGAGAACGGCGCGATGGTCGTCGAGGGCGACGTCGTCGTCGTCGGCGACGTGGACAGCGTCGACGAGCCGCCCGCCGACGTGGCCTACGAGGTGCTGTGCCGCCAGCACCACCGCCGACGGCTCACGGCGGCGCGCGCCAAGGCGGTCTCGCTGGCGCCGGAGCCGCTGCCGTTCGGCTGA
- a CDS encoding ferrochelatase — translation MNPAGRPDVKPYDALLVLSFGGPERPEDVVPFLENVTRGRGIPRERLEQVGEHYFLFGGKSPINDQNRALIAALEKDFADQGIDLPVYFGNRNWEPYLADTLARMAADGVQRAAVFATSAYSSWSSCRQYRENLWDAVEQTEGAPRLDKLRQYYNHPGFVEPVVDACLAALADLPTNGEAAHLVFVTHSIPTEMAETSGAPPEAHAQPRGAYVKQHRSVVDEVADRVKAATGRSHRHDLVYCSRSGSPATPWLEPDVNDHLEGLASDGVSQVVMVPIGFVSDHMEVIYDLDTEAMATAERLGMRAVRAATAGTDPRFVAMVRDLLLERAATERGERPERPAIGSMPAGPDICGAGCCPNARGPRPALCGADS, via the coding sequence ATGAATCCTGCGGGTCGCCCCGACGTGAAGCCGTACGACGCCCTGCTGGTCCTCTCCTTCGGGGGCCCGGAGAGGCCGGAGGACGTGGTGCCGTTCCTGGAGAACGTCACCCGTGGCCGGGGCATCCCCCGCGAGCGTCTCGAGCAGGTGGGGGAGCACTACTTCCTGTTCGGCGGCAAGAGCCCCATCAACGACCAGAATCGCGCGCTCATCGCGGCGCTGGAGAAGGACTTCGCCGACCAGGGGATCGACCTGCCGGTCTACTTCGGCAACCGCAACTGGGAGCCCTACCTGGCCGACACCCTCGCCCGGATGGCCGCCGACGGCGTGCAGCGCGCCGCGGTCTTCGCCACCTCGGCGTACTCGTCGTGGTCGTCGTGCCGGCAGTACCGCGAGAACCTGTGGGACGCGGTCGAGCAGACCGAGGGCGCGCCCCGGCTCGACAAGCTGCGGCAGTACTACAACCACCCCGGCTTCGTGGAGCCGGTCGTCGACGCGTGCCTGGCGGCCCTGGCCGACCTGCCCACCAACGGCGAGGCGGCACACCTGGTCTTCGTCACCCACTCCATCCCCACGGAGATGGCCGAGACGAGCGGAGCCCCGCCGGAGGCCCACGCCCAGCCGCGCGGCGCCTACGTCAAGCAGCACCGCAGCGTCGTCGACGAGGTGGCCGACCGGGTGAAGGCGGCCACGGGCCGCTCCCACCGCCACGACCTCGTCTACTGCTCGCGCTCGGGGTCGCCTGCGACGCCGTGGCTCGAGCCGGACGTCAACGACCACCTCGAGGGGCTGGCCAGCGACGGCGTGAGCCAGGTCGTGATGGTGCCGATCGGCTTCGTGTCCGACCACATGGAGGTCATCTACGACCTCGACACCGAGGCGATGGCGACGGCCGAGCGCCTGGGCATGCGGGCGGTCCGCGCCGCGACGGCCGGCACCGACCCGCGGTTCGTGGCGATGGTCCGCGACCTCCTGCTGGAGCGGGCGGCGACCGAGCGCGGGGAGCGTCCCGAGCGACCCGCCATCGGCTCGATGCCCGCCGGTCCCGACATCTGCGGGGCGGGCTGCTGCCCCAACGCGCGCGGACCCCGCCCGGCCCTCTGCGGTGCCGACTCGTGA
- a CDS encoding D-arabinono-1,4-lactone oxidase produces the protein MSPALHGHLWRNWSGLEEAVPRHVETPRSVDDVVDVVCRAREAGTTVKMTGTGHSFTAIAAPEHTLLRPDGLRGIVTVDRQAMTVTALAGTPLKDLNLALERLGLSLHNMGDIAEQTLAGATSTGTHGTGGTAAGLAAQVAGLELVTGTGEVVRATATENADVLDLARVGLGALGILTTLTFHVEPLFVVEAHEQPMDWDGALSSYDEMVAAAHHVDMYWFPHTDRMLVKQNVRTDLDPGEQQPPSALAAWWEDELVSNTAFGALCRVGSRAPAVVPRINRFAGRALSERRYTDVAHRVFVSPRRVRFREMEYAVPREVGLDVLRECRRIVEASDWRIAFPVEVRTAPADDVALSTAHGRDTLYLAFHVPADTDHTAYFGGLEPVLREAGGRPHWGKVHTRTAADLAPAYDRFDDFLALRDRLDPDRVFANAHLRRVLGD, from the coding sequence ATGAGCCCCGCCCTGCACGGCCACCTCTGGCGCAACTGGTCCGGTCTCGAGGAGGCGGTCCCCCGCCACGTCGAGACGCCGCGCTCGGTCGACGACGTGGTCGACGTCGTGTGCCGTGCCCGCGAGGCCGGGACGACGGTCAAGATGACCGGCACCGGGCACAGCTTCACCGCGATCGCCGCCCCGGAGCACACCCTGCTGCGACCGGACGGGCTCCGTGGGATCGTCACGGTCGACCGCCAGGCGATGACGGTCACCGCCCTGGCGGGCACGCCGCTGAAGGACCTCAACCTCGCACTCGAGCGCCTCGGGCTGTCCCTGCACAACATGGGGGACATCGCCGAGCAGACGCTCGCCGGCGCCACCTCGACCGGCACGCACGGCACGGGCGGCACCGCTGCCGGGCTGGCTGCCCAGGTCGCCGGCCTGGAGCTCGTCACCGGCACCGGCGAGGTGGTCCGCGCCACCGCCACCGAGAACGCCGACGTGCTCGACCTGGCCCGGGTCGGCCTCGGCGCGCTCGGCATCCTCACCACCCTGACCTTCCACGTCGAGCCGCTCTTCGTCGTGGAGGCCCACGAGCAGCCGATGGACTGGGACGGGGCGCTGTCGTCGTACGACGAGATGGTGGCCGCCGCGCACCACGTCGACATGTACTGGTTCCCCCACACCGACCGGATGCTGGTCAAGCAGAACGTGCGCACCGATCTCGACCCCGGCGAGCAGCAGCCGCCGTCCGCGCTCGCCGCGTGGTGGGAGGACGAGCTCGTCTCCAACACGGCGTTCGGCGCGTTGTGCCGGGTGGGCTCGCGGGCCCCGGCCGTGGTCCCCCGGATCAACCGCTTCGCCGGCCGCGCCCTGTCCGAGCGCCGCTACACCGACGTCGCCCACCGCGTCTTCGTGAGCCCGCGACGGGTGCGCTTCCGGGAGATGGAGTACGCCGTGCCGCGCGAGGTCGGGCTCGACGTGCTGCGCGAGTGCCGGCGGATCGTCGAGGCGAGCGACTGGCGGATCGCCTTCCCCGTCGAGGTCCGGACGGCGCCCGCCGACGACGTCGCGCTGTCGACCGCGCACGGTCGCGACACCCTCTACCTCGCCTTCCACGTGCCGGCCGACACCGACCACACGGCCTACTTCGGCGGGCTCGAGCCGGTGCTGCGCGAGGCCGGCGGGCGGCCGCACTGGGGCAAGGTGCACACCCGCACCGCCGCCGACCTGGCGCCGGCCTACGACCGGTTCGACGACTTCCTGGCGCTGCGCGACCGGCTCGACCCCGACCGGGTCTTCGCCAACGCCCACCTGCGCCGGGTGCTCGGCGACTGA
- a CDS encoding trimeric intracellular cation channel family protein, translating to MPVTDFATTIVALDLIGIFFFAVAGALVAVRRNLDLFAALVLGGVTGLGGGIIRDVMIGDTPPAALADWRYLVVPVVAGFLTFTFHPTVGRLERVVTVFDAVGLSMFCVTGALKAVDYGLDPVAAALMGMVTGIGGGMIRDVLAGTVPVIFEGVLYATPALAGAVVAVLLDRTDLPLLVVAAAGFATCLVWRLLALVRGWQAPLPKGPASV from the coding sequence GTGCCCGTTACGGACTTCGCGACGACGATCGTCGCGCTCGACCTCATCGGGATCTTCTTCTTCGCCGTCGCGGGCGCGCTGGTCGCCGTGCGCCGCAACCTCGACCTGTTCGCGGCGCTCGTCCTGGGCGGGGTCACCGGGCTGGGCGGGGGCATCATCCGCGACGTGATGATCGGGGACACCCCGCCGGCAGCGCTGGCCGACTGGCGCTACCTGGTCGTCCCGGTCGTCGCGGGGTTCCTCACCTTCACGTTCCACCCCACGGTGGGGCGGCTCGAGCGGGTGGTCACGGTCTTCGACGCCGTCGGCCTGTCGATGTTCTGCGTCACCGGCGCGCTCAAGGCGGTCGACTACGGGCTCGACCCGGTCGCCGCCGCGCTGATGGGCATGGTGACCGGCATCGGCGGCGGGATGATCCGCGACGTCCTCGCGGGCACCGTCCCGGTCATCTTCGAGGGCGTCCTCTACGCCACCCCGGCCCTCGCCGGGGCGGTCGTGGCGGTCCTGCTCGACCGCACCGACCTGCCCCTGCTGGTGGTGGCGGCCGCGGGGTTCGCCACGTGCCTGGTCTGGCGGCTGCTCGCCCTCGTGCGGGGCTGGCAGGCGCCGCTGCCGAAGGGACCCGCCAGCGTGTGA
- a CDS encoding MFS transporter, with product MLDSYGRVLARPGALAFSSAALVARLPIAMVGLGIVLLVEQRTGSYGLAGTVSAVFVLAEAAFAVLHGRWVDHYGQSRVLPLAISVFAAGLALMMLAVEQDWPRIWTYVFAAVAGAALPQVGASVRTRWSHLLDDPREKQTAFALEAVLDEVVFVVGPVLVTLLATSWHPVAGLTAAIVSGLVGTYAFAAQRRTEPPPGRTTPTEVRAPMPWRLVLPLALVCLTLGALFGAAEVTTVAFAEEHGKRWVAGWLLAVWSLGSLVAGLVTGAVAWRSGPEVRLRWGSAAMALAMAPLMFVDSIPLMAVVLLVGGLAIAPTMISAMTMVEQGVPSGRLTEGMAILHTGIVAGVAPGASIAGFVVDHSGASAAYAVALAGGLLGALAAQTARGGRQADRAPSLRA from the coding sequence ATGCTCGACTCCTACGGCCGGGTGCTGGCGCGCCCGGGTGCGCTGGCGTTCAGCAGCGCCGCCCTCGTCGCCCGGCTGCCGATCGCCATGGTCGGACTGGGCATCGTGCTCCTCGTCGAGCAGCGCACCGGCTCCTACGGCCTGGCCGGCACGGTGTCGGCCGTGTTCGTGCTCGCCGAGGCGGCGTTCGCGGTGCTGCACGGCCGGTGGGTCGACCACTACGGCCAGTCCCGCGTGCTGCCGCTGGCCATCTCGGTGTTCGCCGCCGGACTCGCCCTGATGATGCTCGCGGTCGAGCAGGACTGGCCCCGGATCTGGACCTACGTCTTCGCCGCAGTCGCCGGGGCCGCGCTCCCCCAGGTCGGCGCGAGCGTGCGCACGCGCTGGTCGCACCTGCTCGACGACCCCCGCGAGAAGCAGACCGCCTTCGCCCTCGAGGCGGTGCTCGACGAGGTGGTCTTCGTCGTGGGCCCCGTGCTGGTCACCCTGCTCGCCACGAGCTGGCACCCGGTCGCCGGACTCACCGCGGCGATCGTCAGCGGGCTCGTCGGCACGTACGCCTTCGCGGCCCAGCGACGCACCGAGCCGCCCCCCGGCCGCACGACGCCGACAGAGGTCCGGGCGCCGATGCCGTGGCGCCTGGTGCTGCCGCTCGCGCTCGTCTGCCTGACGCTCGGCGCGCTGTTCGGGGCCGCCGAGGTCACCACCGTCGCCTTCGCCGAGGAGCACGGCAAGCGCTGGGTGGCCGGCTGGCTCCTGGCGGTGTGGTCCCTCGGCAGCCTGGTCGCCGGGCTGGTGACCGGCGCGGTCGCCTGGCGCAGCGGTCCCGAGGTGCGGTTGCGCTGGGGCTCGGCCGCCATGGCCCTGGCGATGGCACCGCTGATGTTCGTCGACTCGATCCCGCTCATGGCGGTCGTGCTGCTCGTCGGAGGGCTGGCGATCGCCCCGACCATGATCAGCGCGATGACGATGGTCGAGCAGGGCGTCCCGTCCGGACGTCTCACCGAGGGGATGGCGATCCTGCACACCGGGATCGTCGCGGGGGTGGCCCCGGGCGCGAGCATCGCCGGGTTCGTCGTGGACCACAGCGGCGCCTCGGCGGCGTACGCCGTCGCCCTGGCCGGCGGCCTGCTGGGGGCGCTCGCGGCGCAGACCGCACGTGGCGGACGCCAGGCGGACCGGGCCCCTAGTCTGCGGGCATGA
- the sepH gene encoding septation protein SepH, translated as MAKLTFTGRSRDGKRLLLVDESGQEHTLAIDARLRRALAGAHDSNGQLEIPMESSLRPRDIQTRIRAGESPEAVAHAAGTSVEKIMPFAAPVMAERAHVAERAQLASVRRRASESGARTLGEAVSAHLRSHNVDPATIEWDAWRREDGRWTLTALYEVAGRVGTATFSHDPRGSFVTIDDDDARWLVGDAAPAATSSPAADDLTAARQRRLSAVDGDVPLGDDAIEMVTGEEASPEETTMELADPGLGTDRPVTAHRDEHETPSGGAARTPDATEQQSDRQDPQSDPQSDPQSDVATGEPRSKPTRKRGRASVPSWDEIMFGGGKGD; from the coding sequence ATGGCCAAGCTGACGTTCACCGGACGCAGCAGGGACGGCAAGCGCCTGCTGCTGGTGGACGAGTCGGGCCAGGAGCACACCCTGGCGATCGACGCCCGGCTCCGCCGCGCGCTCGCCGGCGCCCACGACAGCAACGGCCAGTTGGAGATCCCGATGGAATCAAGCCTCCGTCCACGCGACATCCAGACGCGCATCCGAGCCGGTGAGTCACCGGAGGCGGTCGCCCACGCGGCGGGCACCTCGGTGGAGAAGATCATGCCGTTCGCCGCGCCGGTGATGGCCGAGCGCGCCCACGTCGCCGAGCGCGCCCAGCTCGCGTCCGTACGCCGCCGCGCCAGCGAGTCGGGTGCCCGGACGCTGGGCGAGGCGGTGAGCGCGCACCTGCGCTCGCACAACGTCGACCCGGCCACCATCGAGTGGGACGCCTGGCGCCGCGAGGACGGCCGGTGGACCCTCACGGCCCTCTACGAGGTGGCCGGCCGCGTCGGCACCGCCACCTTCTCCCACGACCCGCGCGGCAGCTTCGTCACCATCGACGACGACGACGCCCGCTGGCTCGTCGGCGACGCCGCCCCCGCCGCCACCAGCTCGCCGGCCGCCGACGACCTCACCGCCGCGCGCCAGCGTCGCCTCAGCGCGGTGGACGGCGACGTGCCCCTGGGCGACGACGCGATCGAGATGGTCACCGGCGAGGAGGCCTCCCCCGAGGAGACCACCATGGAGCTCGCCGACCCCGGCCTGGGCACCGACCGGCCCGTCACGGCCCACCGCGACGAGCACGAGACCCCGAGCGGTGGCGCCGCTCGCACGCCGGACGCGACCGAGCAGCAGTCCGACCGGCAAGACCCGCAGTCCGACCCGCAGTCCGACCCGCAGTCGGACGTGGCCACGGGCGAGCCCCGGTCCAAGCCGACCCGCAAGCGCGGTCGGGCGTCGGTGCCGAGCTGGGACGAGATCATGTTCGGCGGCGGCAAGGGCGACTGA
- a CDS encoding DUF4235 domain-containing protein: MASSSSSDNSKLYSAFSLVAAIAAAAVAKKALNTSWRAATGKNPPANPADPDVSVGEAVLWAAVSGTLIGVARMFAARRTAQYYAKSTGHLPPQLKKDGQDADRAPVPES, encoded by the coding sequence ATGGCCTCCTCTTCCTCCTCGGACAACAGCAAGCTCTACTCCGCGTTCTCCCTCGTCGCCGCCATCGCCGCCGCGGCGGTGGCCAAGAAGGCCCTCAACACCTCGTGGCGCGCGGCCACCGGCAAGAACCCGCCCGCCAACCCCGCCGACCCCGACGTCAGCGTCGGCGAGGCCGTCCTGTGGGCGGCCGTCAGCGGCACGCTGATCGGCGTCGCGCGCATGTTCGCAGCCCGCCGCACCGCGCAGTACTACGCCAAGTCGACCGGCCACCTCCCCCCGCAGCTCAAGAAGGACGGCCAGGACGCCGACAGGGCCCCCGTCCCCGAGTCCTGA
- a CDS encoding sulfurtransferase, whose product MDDFSRGPLVSPDELAAERASDPEQVTVLDVRYLQGGPPGRGLHEAGHVPGAVYVDLDVDLADPPGAGGRHPLPDPARFEAAMRRAGVRGDRPVVVYDDWQGRAAARAWWLLRHHGHRDVRVLDGGWTAWLEDGHPAETGPVDVAPGDFTVAAVPQTPVVGPDQVLDVEVLVDARAPERFRGDTEPVDPVAGHIPGAVNVPTTANLDDRGRFLPPPLLREAYARVGADTAASVAAYCGSGVTAAHDLLAMELVGIRAALYPGSWSGWITDPDRPVATG is encoded by the coding sequence ATGGACGACTTCTCCCGCGGGCCGCTGGTCAGCCCTGACGAGCTCGCCGCCGAGCGCGCCTCCGACCCCGAGCAGGTCACCGTCCTCGACGTGCGCTACCTCCAGGGCGGGCCACCGGGACGCGGACTGCACGAGGCCGGGCACGTCCCGGGAGCGGTCTACGTCGACCTCGACGTCGACCTCGCCGATCCGCCGGGCGCCGGGGGCCGCCACCCGCTGCCCGACCCGGCACGGTTCGAGGCGGCCATGCGGCGCGCGGGCGTGCGCGGGGACCGCCCGGTCGTCGTGTACGACGACTGGCAGGGGCGGGCGGCCGCGCGGGCGTGGTGGCTGCTGCGCCACCACGGGCACCGCGACGTGCGGGTGCTCGACGGCGGGTGGACCGCCTGGCTCGAGGACGGCCATCCCGCCGAGACGGGGCCGGTGGACGTCGCGCCGGGCGACTTCACGGTCGCGGCGGTGCCACAGACGCCCGTCGTGGGGCCTGATCAGGTGCTCGACGTCGAGGTGCTCGTCGACGCGCGGGCGCCGGAGCGCTTCCGCGGCGACACCGAGCCCGTCGACCCCGTCGCCGGTCACATCCCCGGCGCCGTCAACGTGCCGACCACCGCCAACCTCGACGACCGCGGCCGGTTCCTGCCACCGCCGCTGCTGCGCGAGGCGTACGCCCGTGTCGGCGCCGACACGGCCGCGTCCGTCGCGGCCTACTGCGGCTCCGGCGTCACCGCGGCGCACGACCTGCTCGCGATGGAACTGGTGGGCATCCGCGCGGCGCTCTACCCGGGGAGCTGGAGCGGCTGGATCACCGACCCCGACCGGCCCGTCGCGACCGGCTGA